In Alkalihalobacillus sp. AL-G, the genomic stretch CATCAATCGCACAGTTAAAAAAGCTGAAAAGGTCAAGGATCAATACCCTGACATAAAGATCGGAAAAACAAACAATGAAGTTGCGGCGTTTGCAGACATTACCTTCTTATGTGTAAAACCGTTAGAATATTATGCTTTGCTTGAACGAATCTCGCCAGAACTCACAAGGGATAAATTAGTCGTTTCAATAACGAGTCCTATTTCAGTTGAACAACTGGAAGCACTCGTTTCTTGTTCTGTTGCAAGGGCGATACCAAGCATTACGAATCGAGCACTATCCGGTGCCTCATTAATAACGTATGGGAAAATGTGTTCACCACATAAACGTAAACAGTTAGACCAACTCATGTCCAAGATTTCTACACCTGTCGTCATTGACCAATCGATTACGAGAGTAGCCTCTGATCTGTCCAGCTGTGGTCCTGCATTTTTCAGCTTTCTCTTACAGGCATATATCGATAGTGCAGTTGAAGAAACGAATATTACAAAGGAACAAGCGACACAACTTGTTAGTGAAATGGTCATTGGAATGGGGAAACTTTTAGAAAAAGAAATCTA encodes the following:
- the comER gene encoding late competence protein ComER; translated protein: MKVGIIGTGNMGSILISALIESLAVRPSEMMIINRTVKKAEKVKDQYPDIKIGKTNNEVAAFADITFLCVKPLEYYALLERISPELTRDKLVVSITSPISVEQLEALVSCSVARAIPSITNRALSGASLITYGKMCSPHKRKQLDQLMSKISTPVVIDQSITRVASDLSSCGPAFFSFLLQAYIDSAVEETNITKEQATQLVSEMVIGMGKLLEKEIYTLPTLQKKVCVKGGVTGEALKVFEAELGPLFNHVIERTHQKYDEDCEAVDRQITKQY